In Acidobacteriota bacterium, a genomic segment contains:
- the iolC gene encoding 5-dehydro-2-deoxygluconokinase gives MDVAVMGRIGYDLFAEERGVALKDVSRFSRHLGGSSANMAVGLARLGLQASMIGCVGDDALGDFLIEYLQKERISTERVRRLQGYQSSLCLCETSPPDRFPQVFYRTQAADTQLRLQEDDLQAISNCRLLVTNGTSLCQSPSRESTLRAMEHAKRQGVTVAFDVDYREMSWEKEEEAALYCRLALPFIDLLLANQAELHLVGGSPRERAIDFLLHSGPSTVVAKLDSEGTLAATRRESWFLPIFEVPVVSTIGAGDGFAAGFLHGQVRGLSLAESLRQGNAAAALVVSQLMCADAMPREGQLQSMLQAHPEPSPRRVSVAAASKDVESL, from the coding sequence ATGGACGTCGCGGTCATGGGACGAATCGGCTACGACCTCTTCGCCGAAGAGAGAGGCGTCGCCCTCAAGGACGTGAGCCGTTTCAGCCGCCACTTGGGCGGGTCGTCGGCCAACATGGCGGTCGGATTGGCCCGTCTGGGACTGCAAGCAAGCATGATCGGATGTGTGGGCGACGACGCCTTGGGCGACTTCCTCATCGAATACCTGCAAAAGGAGAGGATCTCGACCGAGCGGGTACGGCGGCTGCAGGGCTATCAGTCGTCGCTGTGTCTGTGCGAGACCTCGCCTCCCGACCGCTTCCCCCAGGTCTTTTACAGGACTCAAGCAGCCGATACCCAGTTGCGTCTGCAAGAGGACGATCTGCAAGCCATCAGCAACTGCCGCCTCCTCGTTACCAACGGTACCAGCCTTTGCCAGTCCCCTTCGCGCGAGTCCACCCTCAGGGCCATGGAGCATGCCAAGCGCCAAGGCGTGACCGTGGCTTTCGACGTCGACTACCGTGAAATGTCCTGGGAAAAAGAAGAGGAAGCGGCTCTTTATTGCCGGCTGGCTTTGCCTTTCATTGATTTGCTGCTGGCCAACCAGGCGGAATTGCATTTGGTTGGAGGCAGTCCCCGGGAACGGGCCATCGATTTTCTCCTCCACAGCGGCCCCTCGACCGTCGTGGCCAAACTCGACTCGGAAGGGACCCTGGCGGCGACCCGCCGGGAGAGCTGGTTCCTGCCCATTTTCGAGGTGCCGGTGGTTTCCACCATCGGCGCCGGGGACGGTTTCGCGGCCGGATTCCTGCATGGACAGGTGCGGGGACTCTCCTTGGCCGAGTCGTTGCGCCAGGGCAACGCCGCCGCGGCCCTGGTCGTGAGCCAATTGATGTGCGCCGACGCCATGCCGCGTGAAGGCCAACTGCAGTCGATGCTGCAAGCCCATCCCGAGCCCAGTCCCCGCCGCGTCTCCGTGGCCGCGGCAAGCAAGGATGTCGAATCGCTATGA
- a CDS encoding CoA-acylating methylmalonate-semialdehyde dehydrogenase, translating to MSQAEILPNYIGGSRRKADASDFVTVHNPATAKELVRVPLSGAADVDKAVKSAQEAFPEWRRTPPGERVQHLYKLKQLLEEERDSLARCITEECGKTLEEARGELQRGIENVEVACGIPVLMQGYNSEDIARGIDEIMIRQPVGVVAAVTPFNFPAMIPLWFLPYAVACGNCIILKPSERDPLTVARLAELIERSGMPPGVVQVVNGSRATVEAILDHPGISAVSFVGSTPVARAVYARAAAKGKRAQCQGGAKNPIIVLPDADMEMTSRIAADSAFGCAGQRCLAASVAITVGGAEKSFTEAIVGLAGQRKVGYGLQEGVEMGPVITPQSKERIESLIQQGVQAGGRLLVDGRQARIDGYEQGNFLRPTVIGGVSADNPISREEIFGPVLSLVQAETIEQAIEWVNSGAYGNMACLFTQSGAAARKFRHEADVGNIGINLGVAAPMAHFPFSGWKDSFFGDLHGQGRDAVDFYTQKKVVVERWPKDWSRKF from the coding sequence ATGAGTCAAGCTGAAATCTTGCCCAATTACATAGGCGGAAGCCGCCGGAAGGCGGACGCGAGCGACTTTGTGACCGTGCACAATCCCGCCACAGCCAAGGAACTGGTGAGGGTGCCGCTGTCGGGCGCCGCGGACGTCGACAAGGCGGTCAAATCCGCCCAAGAAGCTTTTCCCGAATGGCGGCGCACCCCGCCCGGCGAGCGGGTCCAGCACCTCTACAAGCTCAAGCAGTTGTTGGAGGAGGAGCGCGACAGCCTGGCCCGCTGCATCACCGAGGAGTGCGGAAAGACCCTCGAGGAAGCCCGCGGCGAACTGCAAAGGGGCATCGAGAACGTGGAAGTGGCCTGCGGCATTCCCGTCCTCATGCAGGGTTACAACAGCGAAGATATCGCCCGCGGCATCGACGAGATCATGATCCGCCAACCGGTGGGAGTGGTGGCCGCCGTCACGCCTTTCAATTTCCCGGCCATGATTCCGCTCTGGTTTTTGCCCTATGCGGTGGCTTGCGGCAACTGCATCATTCTCAAGCCCAGCGAGCGCGACCCCCTGACCGTGGCCCGCCTTGCCGAGCTGATCGAGCGCAGCGGAATGCCGCCGGGCGTGGTTCAGGTCGTCAACGGATCCAGGGCCACGGTGGAGGCCATTTTGGACCATCCCGGCATCAGCGCCGTCAGCTTCGTGGGATCGACTCCCGTGGCGCGCGCGGTCTATGCGCGTGCCGCCGCCAAGGGCAAGCGGGCCCAGTGCCAGGGCGGGGCCAAGAATCCCATCATCGTGCTACCCGACGCCGACATGGAGATGACCAGCCGCATTGCCGCCGACTCGGCCTTCGGATGCGCCGGCCAGCGCTGTCTGGCGGCTTCGGTGGCCATCACTGTGGGCGGGGCCGAGAAGTCCTTCACCGAGGCCATCGTCGGTCTGGCCGGCCAACGCAAGGTCGGCTACGGCCTGCAGGAAGGAGTCGAGATGGGCCCCGTCATCACTCCCCAGAGCAAAGAGCGCATCGAGTCGCTCATCCAGCAGGGCGTCCAGGCAGGCGGACGCCTGCTGGTGGACGGGCGTCAGGCCCGCATCGACGGCTACGAGCAGGGGAACTTCCTGCGTCCGACGGTGATCGGCGGCGTGAGCGCCGACAACCCCATCTCGCGTGAGGAGATCTTCGGACCCGTCCTCAGCTTGGTGCAAGCCGAAACCATCGAGCAGGCCATCGAATGGGTCAACAGCGGCGCCTACGGCAACATGGCCTGCCTCTTCACCCAGAGCGGGGCGGCCGCCCGCAAGTTCCGTCACGAGGCGGACGTGGGCAACATCGGCATCAACCTGGGAGTGGCGGCCCCCATGGCCCATTTCCCCTTTTCCGGATGGAAAGACAGTTTCTTCGGCGACCTCCACGGCCAGGGCCGGGATGCCGTCGACTTTTACACCCAGAAGAAAGTGGTGGTGGAACGTTGGCCCAAAGATTGGTCGAGAAAATTCTAG
- a CDS encoding sugar phosphate isomerase/epimerase, whose amino-acid sequence MPQALRLALNADTTPLAISDTLLFKSFEERAREAADACYPAVNLDRQEGLTPQRALEIASRLGLEIASGFFHAHFHLAEQESAILADARAQAEFSRAAGQDCLFVSAYVSPPERHALAGRIRPDTETALSQREFERMARMLDKIARLWKSYGITLCFHPHVATYIEAPHEIDRLMEATDPGLVLLGPDTGHLFYGGGDPLPLIERYLNRMGSLHIKDVRREIVDKARRERLDYRQACALGVWTELGRGDIDFPALFSLLREKKWGGWVIVETDHTSLPTALDSSLASRRYLHDQIGL is encoded by the coding sequence ATGCCCCAGGCTCTTCGCTTGGCGCTCAACGCCGATACGACGCCTTTGGCGATTTCCGACACTTTGCTTTTCAAGTCGTTCGAAGAGAGGGCGCGGGAGGCGGCGGACGCCTGCTATCCCGCCGTCAACCTCGACCGTCAGGAGGGCTTGACGCCGCAGCGGGCGCTGGAGATCGCTTCCCGCTTAGGACTCGAGATCGCTTCGGGATTCTTCCATGCCCACTTTCACCTGGCCGAGCAGGAGTCCGCCATCCTGGCGGACGCCCGCGCCCAGGCCGAGTTCTCCCGGGCCGCTGGACAGGACTGCCTCTTCGTCAGCGCCTACGTTTCGCCTCCCGAGCGCCACGCCCTGGCCGGACGCATCCGTCCCGACACCGAGACCGCTCTTTCCCAGCGGGAATTCGAGCGCATGGCCAGGATGCTGGACAAGATCGCCCGGCTGTGGAAGTCCTACGGCATCACCCTGTGCTTCCATCCCCACGTGGCCACCTATATCGAGGCTCCTCACGAGATCGATCGGCTGATGGAGGCCACCGACCCGGGTCTGGTGTTGCTGGGGCCGGATACCGGCCACCTCTTCTACGGGGGCGGCGATCCTCTGCCCCTCATCGAACGCTATCTCAACCGCATGGGATCGTTGCACATCAAGGACGTCCGCAGAGAAATCGTCGACAAGGCACGCCGCGAGAGGCTCGACTACCGGCAGGCCTGCGCCTTGGGCGTGTGGACGGAATTGGGCCGGGGCGACATCGACTTTCCGGCCCTCTTCTCCCTGCTGCGAGAGAAAAAGTGGGGCGGCTGGGTTATCGTGGAGACCGACCACACCAGCCTGCCTACAGCCTTGGACAGTTCCTTGGCTTCGCGGCGCTATCTGCACGACCAGATCGGGTTGTGA
- the nagB gene encoding glucosamine-6-phosphate deaminase, with the protein MEVLIHDSAEEATVVAAAAIARLLADKPDAVLGLATGNTMLALYRQLVRLHRQEGLDFSRVTTFNLDEYVGLDPQHPDSYHRFMREHLFDLVNIDLRATHIPDGQAQDMSQACADYERAIERAGGIDLQLLGIGRNGHIGFNEPSSSLASRTRVTPLAAQTLKDNRCHFHQEPMPSSAITMGIGTIMQARRCLLLAFGEAKAEAVAQAAEGPVTAMVPASALQFHPACQFLLDHPAASKLHNQAFYASQRAES; encoded by the coding sequence ATGGAAGTCCTCATTCACGACAGTGCTGAAGAGGCCACGGTGGTGGCGGCCGCAGCCATCGCGCGGCTCTTGGCCGACAAGCCCGACGCCGTGCTGGGACTGGCCACCGGCAACACCATGCTGGCCCTCTATCGTCAACTGGTGCGCCTGCATCGCCAAGAGGGGCTTGACTTCAGCCGGGTGACGACCTTCAACCTCGACGAATACGTCGGTCTCGATCCTCAGCATCCCGACTCCTACCACCGCTTCATGCGCGAGCATCTCTTCGACTTGGTCAACATCGATCTTCGCGCCACCCACATTCCCGACGGACAGGCCCAGGACATGTCGCAGGCCTGCGCCGATTACGAGCGGGCCATCGAGCGGGCGGGGGGCATCGACCTGCAGTTGCTGGGCATCGGACGCAACGGCCACATCGGATTCAACGAGCCCTCCTCTTCGCTGGCCTCGCGGACGCGGGTCACTCCGCTGGCCGCGCAGACGCTGAAGGACAACCGCTGTCACTTCCATCAGGAACCCATGCCCTCCTCGGCCATCACCATGGGCATCGGAACCATCATGCAGGCCCGCCGCTGCCTGCTGCTGGCCTTCGGAGAAGCCAAGGCCGAGGCGGTAGCCCAGGCCGCCGAGGGTCCGGTCACCGCCATGGTCCCCGCCTCGGCCCTGCAGTTTCATCCCGCCTGCCAGTTCCTCCTCGACCACCCGGCCGCCTCCAAACTGCACAACCAGGCCTTTTACGCCTCCCAGCGGGCCGAGTCGTGA
- a CDS encoding alanine--glyoxylate aminotransferase family protein yields the protein MSISPATPDRLLLGPGPSNTHPRVREAQSRPLLGHLDPAFLEVMNEVQDLLRYVFETSNRMTIPISGTGSAGMECAVCNFVEEGDSVLVGVHGVFGARIAECARRAGGEVHTVEAPFGEPLDSADLQRSAEEHRPKIIAVVQAETSTGVLQPLEPIRSICDLYDALLLVDAVTSLGGHPVRVDHNRIDICYSGTQKCLSCPPGLAPLTASEEAMLKLSSRRRPVRSWYLDLSLLASYWGSDRAYHHTAPISMNYALREALRLVHEEGLQTRWGRHRSAHQALVAGIEAMGLKMHVEEPYRLWPLNTVSIPEGISDADVRKRLLSEFNIEIGGGLGALAGKVWRIGLMGHNATPRNVLFFLHALEQCLQAEGFSLTPGAAPQAASTAFQHPAPVE from the coding sequence ATGAGCATTTCGCCCGCTACTCCCGACCGGCTGCTTCTCGGACCCGGACCGTCCAACACCCACCCCCGCGTACGCGAAGCCCAGAGCCGTCCGCTGCTGGGCCATCTTGACCCGGCCTTTCTGGAGGTCATGAACGAAGTCCAGGATCTGCTGCGCTACGTCTTCGAGACCAGCAACCGCATGACCATTCCCATCTCCGGCACGGGCAGCGCCGGGATGGAGTGCGCCGTCTGCAATTTCGTGGAAGAGGGCGATTCGGTCCTGGTGGGCGTCCACGGCGTTTTCGGCGCACGCATCGCCGAGTGCGCGCGGCGGGCCGGCGGAGAGGTCCACACCGTCGAGGCGCCCTTCGGCGAGCCTCTCGACAGCGCCGACCTGCAACGGTCCGCAGAGGAACACCGTCCCAAGATCATTGCCGTGGTGCAGGCCGAGACCTCCACCGGAGTCCTGCAGCCGCTGGAACCGATCCGCAGTATCTGCGACCTCTACGACGCCCTGCTCTTGGTGGACGCCGTCACATCTCTGGGAGGACATCCGGTGCGGGTCGACCACAACCGTATCGACATCTGCTACAGCGGCACCCAAAAGTGCCTGAGCTGCCCTCCGGGACTGGCCCCCCTGACGGCCTCGGAAGAAGCCATGCTCAAGCTCTCCTCCCGCCGCCGTCCTGTGCGCAGTTGGTATCTCGACCTCAGCCTGCTGGCCAGCTATTGGGGAAGCGACCGTGCCTACCACCACACGGCTCCGATATCGATGAACTACGCCCTGCGAGAAGCCCTGAGGCTGGTCCACGAAGAAGGTCTGCAGACCCGCTGGGGCCGCCACCGCTCGGCCCACCAGGCACTGGTGGCCGGAATCGAGGCCATGGGCTTGAAGATGCACGTGGAAGAGCCCTACCGCCTCTGGCCCCTCAACACCGTGTCCATCCCCGAGGGGATCTCCGACGCCGACGTGCGCAAGCGCCTGCTCTCGGAGTTCAACATAGAGATCGGCGGCGGACTGGGGGCCTTGGCCGGCAAGGTCTGGCGCATCGGCCTGATGGGCCACAACGCCACCCCCCGCAACGTCCTCTTCTTCCTCCACGCCTTGGAACAGTGCCTGCAGGCCGAGGGCTTCTCCCTAACCCCAGGCGCCGCCCCCCAAGCCGCCAGCACCGCCTTCCAACACCCCGCCCCCGTCGAGTGA
- a CDS encoding CBS domain-containing protein: MKISDIAQSPPPTCKATSMVDEAVRVMQNARGGAVVVIDNGRVRGIFTERDVLLRVVAASKDPESTLVREVMTSAVETVHQDSEALRGLERMVSRHIRHLPVVDENENLVGLVSMRNILLNHFDMLLEKASQK; encoded by the coding sequence ATGAAGATATCCGACATCGCTCAGTCGCCTCCGCCCACCTGCAAGGCCACCTCCATGGTCGACGAGGCGGTTCGAGTCATGCAGAACGCCCGCGGAGGGGCCGTGGTGGTGATCGACAACGGGCGAGTACGGGGCATCTTCACCGAACGCGACGTGTTGCTGCGCGTGGTGGCGGCCTCCAAGGATCCCGAAAGCACCTTGGTGCGCGAGGTGATGACCTCGGCGGTGGAAACCGTCCATCAGGACAGCGAGGCCCTGCGCGGACTGGAACGTATGGTTTCACGCCACATCCGCCACCTGCCGGTGGTGGATGAGAATGAAAACCTGGTGGGACTGGTTTCCATGCGCAACATCCTGCTCAACCATTTCGACATGCTGCTGGAAAAAGCCTCCCAAAAGTAG
- a CDS encoding RNA polymerase sigma factor, with translation MTDLELMQALERGDPEAMRLLVDRFGRRIFKYLYGWARNREDALDLTQEVLMRIHQKAHLYNPKAPLAPWIFRIAHNIFHDHLRKKNYKVHAASVELKEQWVSPPAGFRPNYPERAARRNEAMLKVQEAVEQLPRRQRQVVQLRLLSGLKLEEIAQALGISLGAVKSTLHTAIRRLREALSELEGEVT, from the coding sequence ATGACGGACCTCGAGCTGATGCAAGCCCTGGAGCGGGGCGATCCGGAAGCCATGCGGCTCTTGGTGGACCGCTTTGGCCGCCGTATCTTCAAGTATCTCTACGGCTGGGCCCGCAATCGCGAGGACGCTCTCGACCTGACCCAAGAGGTGTTGATGCGCATCCACCAGAAAGCCCACCTGTACAACCCCAAGGCGCCCCTGGCCCCCTGGATCTTTCGCATCGCCCACAATATCTTTCATGATCACTTGCGCAAGAAGAACTACAAGGTGCATGCGGCTTCGGTGGAATTGAAGGAGCAATGGGTCTCGCCCCCCGCCGGCTTTCGGCCCAATTATCCGGAACGGGCGGCCCGGCGCAACGAAGCGATGCTCAAAGTGCAGGAAGCGGTCGAGCAATTGCCCCGGCGGCAGAGGCAGGTCGTGCAACTTCGCCTCCTCAGCGGACTCAAACTGGAAGAGATCGCCCAAGCCCTGGGCATTAGCCTGGGAGCGGTAAAATCGACCCTGCACACCGCCATCCGGCGCCTGCGCGAGGCTCTGTCGGAACTGGAGGGAGAAGTCACATGA
- a CDS encoding ComF family protein codes for MRRIELSALQGALKVLGRTLLRGLAPQSCVLCGDWVEAEDLRPLCRPCRQDLPPIPPRICHCCGIPVGGNLLDRLVFCSACRSDPPSFLKARSFGLYRGPLRRLVRSYKFDGMRRIALPLAELLWESYCRHDFEARALVWVPSHPKRVRRRGFDHMRLLGETFAQRCRLPLLNGFKRVRHTPAQSGLSRRQRRINLSNAFDLDAPADGSRVLLLDDIYTTGTTLQEASSTLLRSGAASVEVLTVARVPLYSTPDWSSVADNRRDGFTDSFPERIST; via the coding sequence ATGAGAAGGATCGAATTAAGCGCCCTGCAGGGCGCCCTCAAGGTGCTGGGGAGGACGCTGCTGCGAGGCTTGGCGCCCCAGAGCTGCGTCCTTTGCGGCGACTGGGTTGAGGCTGAGGACCTGCGTCCGCTCTGCCGTCCCTGCCGGCAGGACTTGCCGCCCATTCCGCCTCGGATCTGCCACTGCTGCGGCATTCCGGTCGGCGGCAACCTGCTGGACCGGCTGGTCTTCTGCAGCGCCTGCCGCAGCGATCCGCCCAGCTTTCTCAAAGCCCGCTCCTTCGGACTCTATCGCGGCCCGCTTCGGCGTCTGGTGCGAAGTTACAAGTTCGATGGAATGCGCCGGATAGCTCTGCCCCTGGCTGAACTGCTGTGGGAGTCCTACTGCCGCCACGACTTCGAGGCCCGCGCCCTGGTCTGGGTGCCCTCTCATCCCAAACGCGTCCGCCGCCGCGGCTTCGATCACATGCGGCTGTTGGGAGAAACCTTCGCCCAACGCTGCCGGCTGCCGCTGTTGAACGGTTTCAAGCGGGTCCGCCATACCCCAGCCCAGAGCGGCCTCAGCCGCCGTCAGCGCCGCATCAACCTGTCCAACGCTTTCGACCTCGATGCCCCCGCCGACGGAAGCCGGGTGCTCCTGCTGGACGACATCTACACCACCGGGACAACCCTGCAAGAAGCTTCCTCGACCCTACTTCGAAGCGGTGCCGCCTCGGTGGAAGTTCTCACCGTGGCCCGCGTTCCGCTCTACTCCACGCCCGACTGGTCAAGCGTCGCCGATAACAGGCGCGACGGCTTCACCGACAGCTTTCCAGAAAGGATCTCGACATGA